The Urocitellus parryii isolate mUroPar1 chromosome 6, mUroPar1.hap1, whole genome shotgun sequence genome includes a window with the following:
- the LOC113199148 gene encoding olfactory receptor 4N4C yields MEMENGTVVTEFILLGLTQSQEIQLLVFVLILIFYLIILPGNFLIILTIRSDPGLSAPLYFFLGNLAFLDASYSFIVAPRMLVDFLSEKKVISYRGCITQLFFLHFLGGGEGLLLVVMAFDRYIAICRPLHYSTVMSPRACYVMLLALWLGGFIHSIIQVALILRLPFCGPNQLDNFFCDVPQVIKLACTDTFVVELLMVFNSGLMTLLCFLGLLASYGIILCHVHRSASEGKSKAMSTCTTHVIIILLMFGPAIFIYTRPFRALPADKVVSFFHTVIFPVMNPMIYTLRNQEVKISMKKLLVRHVIC; encoded by the coding sequence ATGGAGATGGAAAATGGAACAGTGGTGACTGAATTCATCCTCCTTGGTCTGACCCAGTCTCAAGAGATTCAGCTTTTGGTCTTTGTACTGATCTTAATTTTCTACCTCATCATCCTCCCTGGGAACTTCCTCATCATCCTCACCATCAGGTCAGACCCTGGGCTCTCAGCCCCCCTCTACTTCTTCCTGGGCAACTTGGCCTTCCTGGATGCCTCCTACTCCTTCATTGTGGCTCCCAGGATGTTGGTGGACTTCCTCTCTGAGAAGAAGGTGATCTCCTACAGAGGCTGCATCACCCAGCTCTTCTTCTTGCACTTCCTTGGAGGTGGAGAGGGGCTGCTCCTGGTTGTCATGGCCTTTGACCGCTACATCGCCATCTGCCGGCCTTTGCACTACTCAACTGTCATGAGCCCTAGAGCCTGCTATGTGATGCTGCTGGCTCTGTGGCTGGGAGGCTTTATCCACTCCATTATCCAGGTGGCCCTCATCCTCCGCCTGCCCTTCTGTGGCCCAAACCAGCTGGACAACTTCTTCTGTGATGTGCCACAGGTCATCAAGCTGGCCTGCACTGACACCTTTGTGGTGGAGCTCCTGATGGTCTTCAACAGTGGCCTAATGACCCTGTTGTGCTTCCTGGGCCTTCTGGCCTCCTATGGCATCATCCTCTGTCACGTTCATAGATCAGCTTCTGAGGGGAAGAGCAAGGCCATGTCCACTTGCACCACTCATGTCATTATTATACTTCTTATGTTTGGGCCTGCCATCTTCATCTACACTCGGCCGTTCAGAGCCTTACCCGCTGACAAAGTGGTTTCTTTCTTCCACACAGTCATCTTTCCAGTGATGAATCCCATGATTTATACCCTTCGAAACCAGGAAGTaaaaatttccatgaaaaaatTATTGGTTCGACATGTAATTTgttaa